A DNA window from Stenotrophomonas indicatrix contains the following coding sequences:
- a CDS encoding LysR family transcriptional regulator yields the protein MNLLQLIRSFTRTAETGSIAAAARTLGISATAVGQNINRLEAHLGVRLLNRSTRQLALSEAGTVYLAQVRHIEADLARAQAMVTAGDVEPAGPLRIASSSAFGRHVLAPLLPSLQQRYPQLQLELRLTDRAVQHGAEAVDASIRIGAQLEDGLVARPLARIPFVFCASPAYLQAHGTPLQPAQLAAHRGLLHRFPTDGRPLRWGLLKDGERVDAALPPSMVCDDIDALAELAAAGAGITRLAAFVAEPYLRDGRLQCVFGCGTDWQPEPMDVYFCVSDRRDFTAKIRALFEHLQAGLPPAWQV from the coding sequence ATGAACCTGTTGCAGCTCATCCGCAGCTTCACCCGCACCGCAGAGACCGGCAGCATTGCCGCTGCGGCGCGCACCCTTGGCATCAGCGCCACCGCCGTGGGCCAGAACATCAACCGGCTGGAGGCCCACCTGGGCGTGCGGCTGCTGAACCGCAGTACGCGCCAGCTGGCGCTGAGCGAGGCCGGCACGGTGTACCTGGCGCAGGTGCGGCATATCGAAGCCGACCTGGCGCGCGCGCAGGCAATGGTGACCGCCGGCGACGTGGAGCCGGCCGGGCCCCTGCGCATCGCCAGCAGCAGCGCGTTCGGCCGGCACGTGCTGGCACCGCTGCTGCCCTCATTGCAGCAGCGCTACCCGCAGCTGCAGCTGGAGCTGCGCCTGACCGATCGCGCCGTGCAGCACGGTGCCGAGGCGGTGGATGCCAGCATCCGCATCGGCGCGCAGCTGGAGGACGGGCTGGTGGCACGCCCTCTGGCACGCATCCCGTTCGTGTTCTGCGCCTCGCCGGCGTACCTGCAGGCGCACGGCACGCCGTTGCAACCGGCGCAGCTGGCCGCCCATCGCGGCCTGCTGCATCGCTTTCCCACCGATGGCCGGCCACTGCGCTGGGGCCTGCTGAAGGACGGCGAGCGGGTGGATGCCGCGCTGCCGCCGAGCATGGTCTGCGATGACATCGACGCGCTGGCCGAGCTGGCCGCCGCCGGTGCCGGCATCACCCGGCTGGCGGCGTTCGTGGCCGAGCCCTACCTGCGCGATGGTCGCCTGCAATGCGTGTTCGGTTGCGGCACCGACTGGCAGCCGGAGCCGATGGACGTCTACTTCTGCGTGAGCGACCGCCGCGATTTCACCGCCAAGATCCGCGCGCTGTTCGAGCACCTGCAGGCCGGCCTGCCGCCGGCCTGGCAGGTGTAG
- the purU gene encoding formyltetrahydrofolate deformylase codes for MRPDSILTLSCPDRTGIVYRVSGLLFDHGCNILDAQQFGDEESGRFFLRVHFDRDAGLPLDTVHAAMAALAADFGMDWQLHDGRRRPRLLVLVSKQGHCLNDLLFRAHSGQLKVDIAAVASNHADFAALAASYQVPFHHLPVNADTRAAQEQQIIDLVERERIDLVVLARYMQILSPTLCRALAGRAINIHHSFLPSFKGAQPYHQAHARGVKIIGATAHYVTEDLDEGPIIEQDVARVDHAMTPRELVRLGSDTESQVLARAVRRHVEHRILLNGHRTVVFR; via the coding sequence ATGCGCCCCGATTCCATCCTCACTCTCTCCTGTCCCGACCGTACCGGCATCGTCTACCGCGTGTCGGGCCTGTTGTTCGACCACGGCTGCAACATCCTCGACGCCCAGCAGTTCGGCGACGAGGAGAGCGGTCGCTTCTTCCTGCGCGTGCACTTCGACCGCGATGCGGGCCTGCCGCTGGACACCGTGCACGCCGCGATGGCCGCACTGGCCGCAGACTTCGGCATGGACTGGCAGCTGCATGATGGCCGCCGCCGGCCGCGCCTGCTGGTGCTGGTCAGCAAGCAGGGCCATTGCCTGAACGACCTGCTGTTCCGTGCCCACAGCGGCCAGTTGAAGGTGGACATCGCTGCGGTGGCCTCCAACCATGCCGACTTCGCAGCACTGGCAGCGTCCTACCAGGTGCCGTTCCACCACCTGCCGGTGAACGCCGACACGCGCGCGGCGCAGGAACAGCAGATCATCGATCTGGTCGAGCGCGAGCGCATCGACCTGGTGGTGCTGGCGCGCTACATGCAGATTCTCTCGCCCACGCTGTGCCGTGCGCTGGCGGGCAGGGCGATCAACATCCACCACAGCTTCCTGCCCAGCTTCAAGGGCGCGCAGCCGTACCACCAGGCGCACGCGCGCGGGGTCAAGATCATCGGCGCCACCGCGCACTACGTCACCGAAGACCTGGACGAAGGCCCGATCATCGAACAGGACGTGGCCCGCGTGGACCACGCGATGACCCCGCGCGAACTGGTACGGCTGGGCAGCGATACCGAATCGCAGGTGCTGGCGCGGGCGGTACGCCGGCATGTGGAGCACCGCATCCTGCTCAACGGGCACCGCACGGTGGTGTTCAGGTAA